The Candidatus Hydrogenedentota bacterium genome segment GACGACGAGGCGCAGTTCCTGGACGAGGATTTCATTACGTCGCTGGAGGTTGGCATGCCGCCGACGGCGGGCCTGGGTATCGGCATCGATCGGCTGGCGATGATTGTGACGGATTCAGCCTCGATACGCGAGGTGATTTTCTTTCCGTTGTTGCGGACGGTTTAGGTTTCAGGGACTACAGGGACAGCAGGGACCTAAAGGACCTGAGGGACCTGAGGGACCTGAGTCCCGCGGGAGTAGCGCGCTATGGGTTCGCCTGATAACTTTGATTGGGGCGCGCTACTGGGCCGTGTGTTTGGATCGGCGCGCTCGGAAGAGGAGATCCTTCGGCAGCTGGCGGCTGCGGATCCCGAGATCGAGCAGGTGGTGGCGGCGGGGATGGCGGTGTATGGCGAGCTGGGCCACGGCTATGTGCCGGGGGTGTACCGCGACGCGCTGGCCATTGAGTGCGAGGAGCGGGGCATCCCCTTTGCGAGGAATGTGCCGGTCCATGTACGCTACCGGGGCCACGCGATTGACAGCGGCTTCCAGGCCGATTTCGTGTGCCACGGCGACATCCTGGCCATCGTCAAGACGGTGGATGCGCTGGACAAGCCGGATGACCTGGAATTGATTAACCACCTGAAGGCCACGGGCTACCGCCGGGGGCTGACATTGAATTTTGGTTTGCAGCGCTTCGAGTTCCGGCGAATTGTCGGGCCCGCGAAGCCCGCGCCGTGACCGGGAGTTACAGACGCCGTGCCCTTTGAACTTTTTGTGGCCCTGCGCTACCTGCGGGGCAAGCGGAAGAACCGCTTTGTTTCGCTGATCACGATCATCTCGGTGGCCGGTGTGTGCGTGGGCGTTATGGCGCTGATCGTGGTGATGAGCGTGATGACCGGCTTCGACGAGGCGCTGCGCGACACGATTATCGGGAACCGGTCGCACCTGGACCTGGGATTGCCGCGCAACCAGAGCATCCTCGACTACGAGCAGGCTATTGCGGCTATCCAGGAGGTCAGCCCGCATATCGTGGCCGCGGCGCCGGTGGTCGTGACCGAGGCGCTATTCCAGCACGGCGTGGACCTGACGACGGGCGGCATCATCCTCGGGGTTGATCCGGAATTGGAGAGCCGGGTCACGGATCTGGAGGAGAACCTCACGACGAACGACGGGCGCCTCTACGGCGTTGGCGATCTGCCCGGTGACAAGGAGATTGTGCTCGGGTACCGGCTCGCGCGGCGGCTGGGCGCCTACGTGGGGGACGATATTTTCGTGTATACCGCCAAGCCCAAGCTGTCGCCGTTCGGCCCGCGCGGCGGGTCCGGGCTTTCGCTGACGGTCAGCGGGATCTCGGAGGCGAAGATGTCGGATATCGACATGGTCTACGCCTACGTCAACCTGGCGACGGCGGCGAAGCTCACGGGGCGCAGCGGTGTCGACAGCATCCGCTGCAAGCTGACGAATCCGAACCTTGCCGACCGGGTCAAGATGGCGATCGAGGATTCCCCGCTGCCGTATTACGGGGAGACCTGGTTCGAAAGCCAGCAGGAGTTCTTTCTCGCGCTCGAACAGGAGAAGGTCGCGATGTTCATCATCCTGGCGTTCATCATCCTGGTGGCGGCCTTCAACATCACGAGCACGCTGATCATGATTGTGCTGGAGAAACAGCGAGACATCGGCATTTTGCGGACGCTCGGGGTGAGCAGCGGGTCGGTGATGGGCCTGTTCATCATCGAGGGCCTGTTGATCGGCCTCGGCGGCACCTTCGCCGGGGTAATTCTTGGCACGATCTTCGCCTACTACATCAACCCGATCGCGGAAGTGGTGGCGTGGATTCTCGACGTAGAACTCTTCAACAGCACCATTTACTACTACGACCGCATCCCGAGCAAGATCATGCCGTACGACGTGGCCTGGATCACGATCAGCGCGGTCGTGCTGAGCTTTATCTCGACCCTTTATCCCGCCTGGAGCGCCTCGCGCCTGACCCCCGTGGATGCCCTGCGCCATGAGTAACGTACTTGAGTGCCAGAAGATTCAGAAGCACTACCACGACGGCAACCGGGAGCTGAAGATTCTCACCGGCGTCGACCTGGAGGTCCGCCAGGGCGAGATCCTGGCGATCAGCGGCCCGTCGGGCGTGGGCAAGAGCACGCTGCTGCACATCATGGGCACGCTCGACCGTCCCACGGGCGGCGAGATCCTGTACCGGGGCAACCCGCTTTCCGGGATGGGCCGGGCGGAGATCAACCGGATCCGCAACGAAGAGATCGGCTTTGTTTTCCAGTTTTACCACCTGCTGCCGGAGTTTACGGCGCTGGAAAACGTGATGATGCCGGCGATCTGCAAGGGCGCGCCGCGCAAGGCCGCCACCCCGCGCGCCCAGGAGCTGCTGGAGACGGTCGGGCTCGGGGAGCGGATGACGCACAAGCCGGGCCAGCTGAGCGGCGGCGAGCAGCAGCGCGTGGCCATAGCGCGGGCGCTTTTCAACAACCCCGGCGTGGTGCTGAGCGACGAGCCGACCGGCAACCTCGACGAGCACACGGGCGGCAGCATCATCGACCTGCTGTGGAAACTCAACGAGGAGCACGGGGTCACGCTGGTGGTGGTGACGCACGACGACAACCTGGCCGCGCGCGCGCACCGCTGGGTGTTCGTGCACGACGGCGTGGCGTCGGTCCGCAAGTAGTCCGCGCTTCGTTTGCGCGCCCGGTTTCCAAGGGCCTACAATACGCGGGGCGGCCATGCCCGCGCGCGAAATCCGGCCCGCCGCCTCCGTTTGGTAATTCTTTAGCCGTCTGAAGTAGTCACCCTCGTCGCACCTAACGGTGGCGGCTCTCGGTGAACGAACACCGTCATCCCCACGAAAGGGGCTGTCGGTTTAACTGGTGCGGATGGCTCAAAACCTACAAGTTTGTGCTACTGTCTTACAGCGTCATTCCCGCGAACGCGGGAATCCAGTGGAATTCGGAGGTATGTTCGTTCGCGTCGCTGGATCCCCGCGTTCGCGGGGATGACGGATCTGCTCATTCCTTCCATAGTGTAGGGTGCGTTAAGTAAACCGACAGCCCCGAAAGTGGGGATCCAGAGACCATGCTACGTTAACCTCGCAAACCCACTGGATTCCCGCGTTCGCGGGAATGACGAATACATCCCGTGTAAGTAAGGCATCTCGTATCGGCGGACGCCTTACTTCAGACGGCTGAAGTAGTACTCCGTTTGTAACTCCCGATCCAGGTTCACCATGCACGCTAACCCGTCTCCCGGCGCCGCGGCCGCGAATTCGCGCCACGCCACGAAAGAACTGTTGAAGCGCCTGCGGCGGCGGCTGCAATCGCAGGACGATCCGCCGGGCGTGCTGGTTCGGGCTGAGGCGCGCATCGAGGCGATGGACCCGCTGAACTGGCTTCAGGCGCAGTTGGGGCAGACTCACTACTACTGGTCGAGCCGGGAGGGATCCTTCGAGATGGCGGGCATCGGCGAGGCCGATGTGCTTGTCCCCGAGGGCGCCATCGACCTGCCGGGGCTCTTCGCGGAGATGCGGCGGCGGCTTTCGCTGGAGTGGCCGTCGCTGCGCTATTACGGCGGTTTCCGCTTCCGGGAGACCGACGAAATCCACCGCCGCTGGCGCAACTTCGCCGCGTACCGGTTCATCGCGCCGCGCATCGAGATCGTGCGCCAGGGCGAGAAGACCTGGCTGGCGTGCAACGCCGTCGCAGGGTCGCCCGAAGCGAACCGGATGGCGTACGAGGCGATCGAGGCGGACGTTCAAGGGCTGGTTTTCCCCGAGGCCCCGCTGCCGTGCCCCTTGCCGCCGATTGTGGGGCGCGCCGACTTGCCGGACCGGGTCGCCTGGGATGCGCTGGTCGAACAGGCGCTGGAGGCCTTTGATCGGGGCGATTTGCAGAAGGTGGTGCTGGCGCGGGAGACGGAGTTCCAGTTTGACTGCGAATCTCCGCTGGACCCCGTCGGGATGCTTCGCCGCCTGCTGCGGCACACGAAGCGATCGTACGAGTTCTGCTTTCACCCCACGCCGACGCGGGCCTTTCTGGGCGCCTCGCCGGAGCGGCTGTACCACCGGCGGAACGTGTACCTGGAGAGCGAGGCGCTTGCCGGCACCCGACCCCGCGGCCGCACGGACGCCCTCGACAAGGCGCTTGGCCGGGAGTTGCTGGGCGACGAGAAGGAGCTGCGCGAGCACCAGTTCGTGGTCCAGAATCTGCGCGATCACTTCAACCGCTTCTGCGTTTCGATGAAGCACGATCCCGCGCCGTCGCTGCGGCGCCTGCGGAAGGTCCAGCACCTCTACACCTATATGGAAGGCATTCTGCGGGAGCACGATTCCGACGCCGCGCTGATTGCGGCGCTGCACCCGACGCCGGCGGTCGGCGGCTCCCCTCGCGAGCAGGCGCTGTCGTGGATCGCGGAGAACGAGCCCTTCGACCGGGGCGTGTACGCGGCGCCGGTGGGCTGGGTCGGCTTTGATGACGCCGAATTCTGCGTCGGGATCCGGTCCGGGCTGATCGAGGGCAGCACGCTGGCGCTGTATTCGGGCGCGGGCATCGTGCCGGGGTCCTCCGCCGCCGGAGAGTGGGACGAGATCGAAAACAAGATGGCCAGCTTTCTGGAGGCGCTGTATGACCACCCCGGCTGACGCGCCCAACATCAATTATCAGTGGGCCGGCCTGATCGTGGAGGAGCTGATCCGCTGCGGCGTTGCCGGTTTTGTGATCTCCCCGGGATCCCGGAATTCGCCGCTGTCGATCAGCGCGGCGCGGCATCCCGCCGCGCGCGTCTGGGTCCACTTCGACGAGCGCGGGGCGGCGTTTTTCGCGCTGGGCCTCGCGCGCCAGTCGGGGCGGCCGGCGGTGCTGATCTGCACGTCGGGCAGCGCCGTGGCCAACTACCTGCCCGCGGCGGTCGAG includes the following:
- a CDS encoding GxxExxY protein, which codes for MGSPDNFDWGALLGRVFGSARSEEEILRQLAAADPEIEQVVAAGMAVYGELGHGYVPGVYRDALAIECEERGIPFARNVPVHVRYRGHAIDSGFQADFVCHGDILAIVKTVDALDKPDDLELINHLKATGYRRGLTLNFGLQRFEFRRIVGPAKPAP
- a CDS encoding lipoprotein-releasing ABC transporter permease subunit, giving the protein MPFELFVALRYLRGKRKNRFVSLITIISVAGVCVGVMALIVVMSVMTGFDEALRDTIIGNRSHLDLGLPRNQSILDYEQAIAAIQEVSPHIVAAAPVVVTEALFQHGVDLTTGGIILGVDPELESRVTDLEENLTTNDGRLYGVGDLPGDKEIVLGYRLARRLGAYVGDDIFVYTAKPKLSPFGPRGGSGLSLTVSGISEAKMSDIDMVYAYVNLATAAKLTGRSGVDSIRCKLTNPNLADRVKMAIEDSPLPYYGETWFESQQEFFLALEQEKVAMFIILAFIILVAAFNITSTLIMIVLEKQRDIGILRTLGVSSGSVMGLFIIEGLLIGLGGTFAGVILGTIFAYYINPIAEVVAWILDVELFNSTIYYYDRIPSKIMPYDVAWITISAVVLSFISTLYPAWSASRLTPVDALRHE
- a CDS encoding ABC transporter ATP-binding protein → MSNVLECQKIQKHYHDGNRELKILTGVDLEVRQGEILAISGPSGVGKSTLLHIMGTLDRPTGGEILYRGNPLSGMGRAEINRIRNEEIGFVFQFYHLLPEFTALENVMMPAICKGAPRKAATPRAQELLETVGLGERMTHKPGQLSGGEQQRVAIARALFNNPGVVLSDEPTGNLDEHTGGSIIDLLWKLNEEHGVTLVVVTHDDNLAARAHRWVFVHDGVASVRK
- a CDS encoding isochorismate synthase; this translates as MKRLRRRLQSQDDPPGVLVRAEARIEAMDPLNWLQAQLGQTHYYWSSREGSFEMAGIGEADVLVPEGAIDLPGLFAEMRRRLSLEWPSLRYYGGFRFRETDEIHRRWRNFAAYRFIAPRIEIVRQGEKTWLACNAVAGSPEANRMAYEAIEADVQGLVFPEAPLPCPLPPIVGRADLPDRVAWDALVEQALEAFDRGDLQKVVLARETEFQFDCESPLDPVGMLRRLLRHTKRSYEFCFHPTPTRAFLGASPERLYHRRNVYLESEALAGTRPRGRTDALDKALGRELLGDEKELREHQFVVQNLRDHFNRFCVSMKHDPAPSLRRLRKVQHLYTYMEGILREHDSDAALIAALHPTPAVGGSPREQALSWIAENEPFDRGVYAAPVGWVGFDDAEFCVGIRSGLIEGSTLALYSGAGIVPGSSAAGEWDEIENKMASFLEALYDHPG